The following are encoded together in the Thermomonas brevis genome:
- a CDS encoding MFS transporter: MQDISHISPARQQRALWLSTFAFTTCFAVWMIFSIIGIQIKQQLSLNDTEFGLLIATPVLSGSLLRIFLGVWADQIGGRKVLTGVMLAGAGATWLLTHAHTYPQFLLAALGVGIAGSSFSVGVAYVSKWYPPEKQGTALGIFGAGNIGSAVTKLLAPMVMVAAGWTMVAKVWAVGLAVVAVLYFLLSQEDPSLEQRRKAGVKPMPFREQMAPLKNLQVWRFALYYFFVFGGFVALALWLPRYLIGAYGMDVKTAGVLAACYSIPASLFRVVGGWLSDKWGARRVMYWTFGVSVVCCFLLAYPDTRYIVAGINGDIVFHLAIGIVPFTVLVFVLGFFMSLGKAAVYKHIPVYYPQYVGSVGGVVGMIGGLGGFLLPIAFGALNDLTGVWTSCFMLLFVVVASALAWMHFAIRRMERRRFPQIDRETDLPEIIDAQAVRG; the protein is encoded by the coding sequence ATGCAGGACATTTCACACATCAGCCCGGCCCGCCAGCAGCGGGCGCTATGGCTCAGTACCTTCGCCTTCACCACCTGCTTCGCGGTGTGGATGATCTTTTCGATCATCGGCATCCAGATCAAGCAGCAGCTTTCGCTCAATGACACCGAGTTCGGGTTGCTGATCGCGACGCCGGTCTTGAGCGGCTCGCTGCTGCGCATCTTCCTCGGCGTCTGGGCCGATCAGATCGGCGGGCGCAAGGTGCTGACCGGGGTGATGCTGGCCGGCGCGGGCGCGACGTGGCTGCTGACGCATGCGCACACCTATCCGCAGTTCCTGCTGGCGGCGCTGGGCGTGGGCATCGCCGGCAGTTCGTTCTCGGTCGGCGTGGCCTACGTGTCGAAGTGGTATCCGCCGGAGAAGCAGGGCACCGCGCTGGGCATCTTCGGCGCGGGCAATATCGGTTCCGCCGTCACCAAGCTGCTCGCGCCGATGGTGATGGTGGCTGCCGGCTGGACGATGGTTGCCAAGGTCTGGGCAGTGGGGCTGGCGGTGGTGGCGGTGCTGTATTTCCTGCTCTCGCAGGAAGACCCGTCGCTGGAGCAGCGCCGCAAGGCCGGGGTCAAGCCGATGCCGTTCCGCGAGCAGATGGCGCCGCTGAAGAACCTGCAGGTGTGGCGCTTCGCGCTGTACTACTTCTTCGTGTTCGGCGGCTTCGTCGCGCTGGCGCTGTGGCTGCCGCGCTACCTGATCGGCGCCTACGGCATGGACGTGAAGACCGCCGGCGTGCTGGCCGCCTGCTATTCGATCCCGGCCAGCCTGTTCCGCGTGGTCGGCGGCTGGCTGTCGGACAAGTGGGGCGCGCGCCGGGTGATGTACTGGACGTTCGGCGTCTCGGTGGTCTGCTGCTTCCTGCTGGCCTACCCGGACACGCGCTACATCGTGGCGGGCATCAATGGCGACATCGTGTTCCACCTCGCCATCGGCATCGTGCCGTTCACCGTGCTGGTGTTCGTGCTGGGCTTCTTCATGTCGCTGGGCAAGGCGGCGGTGTACAAGCACATCCCGGTCTATTACCCGCAGTACGTGGGCTCGGTGGGCGGCGTGGTCGGCATGATCGGCGGGCTGGGCGGCTTCCTGCTGCCGATCGCCTTCGGCGCGCTCAACGACCTGACCGGTGTGTGGACGAGCTGCTTCATGCTGCTGTTCGTGGTCGTGGCCAGCGCGCTGGCGTGGATGCACTTCGCCATCCGCCGCATGGAGCGC